One Phaseolus vulgaris cultivar G19833 chromosome 4, P. vulgaris v2.0, whole genome shotgun sequence DNA window includes the following coding sequences:
- the LOC137838636 gene encoding uncharacterized protein, which yields MRNPRQGPVAPNGGKSLTLQQVMETMEALQEKVVASRANQERLQDDLAMSRETNEELRLSNEELHRVLQNQASTREEGDREPATPPREFPMPFSQEIMDAMISTTFVGPKVTFAGTEDPEAHLTVFHTQMMLVGGSDAVRCKLFMSTLVGTAMDWFISLLDGHVTSFPQLTKLFKVQYIANRAPPPVSYDLFDIRQYQGESLKEFLHRFGAQVVRLNTTDETMMVHAFRKGIVPGPFSESLIRNCPKTFVEIKRRAVAYIAAEGEVNEKLTCVVPTRPRAAGRPQPLRVHEATQRRRPDKAAALPAKKASNQGA from the coding sequence ATGAGAAATCCGAGACAAGGACCTGTTGCACCAAACGGAGGTAAAAGCCTCACCTTGCAACAGGTTATGGAAACGATGGAAGCCCTTCAAGAAAAAGTGGTTGCGTCAAGAGCAAACCAAGAACGCCTCCAGGATGATTTGGCGATGTCGCGGGAAACGAATGAAGAACTACGCCTTTCGAATGAAGAATTGCACAGGGTTCTGCAAAACCAGGCAAGCACACGTGAGGAAGGAGATCGAGAACCTGCGACGCCACCTAGGGAGTTTCCGATGCCATTCTCGCAGGAAATCATGGATGCTATGATATCGACCACGTTCGTAGGGCCCAAAGTTACCTTCGCTGGAACAGAGGACCCGGAGGCCCATCTCACGGttttccatacgcagatgatgctagTTGGGGGCTCCGATGCGGTGAGAtgcaagttgttcatgagcaccttgGTGGGAACAgcgatggactggttcatcagcctccttGATGGGCATGTGACGTCGTTCCCACAGCTTACAAAGCTGTTCAAGGTGCAGTACATTGCGAATCGGGCTCCCCCACCCGTCTCTTATGATCTCTTTGACATAAGACAATATCAGGGGGAGTCCCTGAAGGAGTTCCTTCACCGTTTCGGAGCACAGGTGGTGAGGTTGAACACTACGGACGAAACGATGATGGTGCACGCGTTCAGAAAGGGCATTGTGCCAGGGCCCTTTAGTGAATCGCTTATCAGAAATTGCCCTAAGACATTTGTCGAGATAAAGCGTCGCGCGGTGGCTTATATTGCGGCGGAAGGGGAAGTTAATGAGAAGCTCACGTGTGTGGTTCCCACGCGCCCGCGTGCAGCAGGTCGACCTCAACCcctaagggtgcatgaggcaacaCAGAGAAGAAGACCCGACAAAGCAGCAGCCCTACCAGCCAAGAAAGCCTCAAACCAGGGGGCGTGA